Sequence from the Nilaparvata lugens isolate BPH chromosome 10, ASM1435652v1, whole genome shotgun sequence genome:
gtatttcacataagtttttcctacagttaccattgaatatgaaaagtgggtgattatgggtaaaattgtctgaaatccatcaaataacttagtagtgtttgaatggcgaggcggctgtgtggtgtgtgctgtggtggcactgtgctgttgctgtcctcgatataatatataatagtaataattagcgcgttgtgcttggttgcacgtctgctcactatagcagccacagcagtcactgttaccaacttcattttgatttagctgcactgttgctccatataacctactaagtattttgcgttgccatgttgcaaatctggagtgcagaaaaatttttcccgcactagagcggaaaagtgattctttgcgttctgtaatcagtgcagcaatggccacttttcaacgtaactgtaggaaaaatatattttcttgcttgataaaatataattgattattttaaacaagaatgaacagttaatattacatcaataaacctgtatcagctaccgtctatagaaggcattgacaagacagaggatcgtcaacgtttttctcctatatttttccactgccattataacgtggacctcactatataaaatATGTTATCATGATTCTAAAGATATACTGTACTcgtattcataaaatatttttttgaataattgtgatGAAAGGTGAAAGGCGACTAAACCTTATTTGGAGACTttgtaaaaatagaaaatatttcaataacatGTGCTGATTTAAATACCTTTGTGAGTTTATTGTTGGTGTTGTTGTGAAAGGAGTCGATGCCCGTATCGTTGAGATGACTTTTGTCATCCTTGTCATCGTCAGAAACCAGCTCTATGTAATCTTCCAGGTTTTTCACCAGCGTATCACACGTGGCCGCTATCAGATTTGTTCCTTCCACCATTGTCTGGAAAACGACAGAGGAGtgatcaatttaaaaaaaaaacatccgCAATAAAACTAACAGAACTGTCCATATTCAGAacgaatttaaatttcatttattgccaattagaatattcaaaacatattacaaactctttattatatgacatatcattaaaaatataattaaataaacataattactcatacatatacctacttgaataagaataaaatctaggcattaccagcaaaaagaaaatctttgcccgctggtgagagttgcaaaacagtaaaagaaaaacataatatttcgaaataatgcagaaagTTATGGTTGAATTTAACTAATAATCACAATGGAAACTTTATAACAGCAGAatcataataaatcaaataaatattgtacAGAGAAAagactataaaatgaaaatgaaagaattagaattaaattgttatttttaaggTAAAGAAATATTCCCTCTTAATCCACTTATTGACGCTCTTTttacttattttgaaatctaaGTCAAATGGTATTTCATTGATCAGTTTACTGCTTGTGTAATACTTGAACTATCATTCAAGTTACAAGGAGTATTCTAGTATTAGGGCTTGATCACATTGGAAgagtatatgtgcaagtgctcGTCAAATCGAGCCGAAAAAATATCTGGAAAGAACCATtaaaacacgttgtgacttgtctgtagctgcaaccagcaagtgcaagcgttcagtgtgagtgttcctattgctctgtTCCTCAACTGtgcgcttggtcatgcataaccaagcgtgcacttgcacatatacgcatttAATGTGATCACATCCTATTTCTATGAACATTGAGTACtgtttaattttctatacaagtatttgaactatcattcaagtatcaagtatttgagtataaagtattcaagtaGCAAGTAAAATTCAAGTATCAAGTTACAAGGTTATAATTCAAGAACTAAGGCTCAActtacacttacgcgactcaagtcgagaagagagtCGACTCTAGtagagagcatgtgttttcaaatggtgacgtcgcggagactagaatcgactggtctgagtgtcaccatttggaaacacatgctctcgactagagtcgagtctcttctcggcCTGAGTCGCCTAattgtgagttgagccttacacaACAATATCAGAAAAATATTAGATAGCATGATATGGATATTCAAAGATATATAGATTTGAATAGAAgagttaaataattattttttcgtcCCATTTGGATGTAATGAGTTGGTTTTCGtacgtcatatggaggccgaaagtgattgttctctgaccaggccggtaaaatttttgcggccctagggctgtaaaataaccttgaagtcagctgattctgatttgatgtgaacgtgtttacaaaatagtttatgaaacggaatcagtttatgcttctagaattgaataaagtattctacaataggatactatcattttatttggatgaatgaaatacagataagatatattataaactattcaaattcgattttcagagtaggatagaattTCTAActtaaacttccgcagtcgacgacaacaataattgttgatgttaacattcagattggccaaatttcaagtgtgctaaaacagctgatcaaaaaacttttcattatttttgtttattattcaagaatcgaaacatttataataatatcatcttattgtcatttgaaagaataaaaaagtataaagttaacctcccacattaaaacataatcttttaggttatttagacaaatcttaatacaaattaaaaatacttggacaatttcctgatattcagattacctcagattttctagagctatgaccttgcagttttgctttcggaagtgcctaataaacaattattctcattttttttctgtgtggcgaaaaatagcgttcgcaccacgggcaaaaatgtatttccggctctcaatcttttctagtcctcggacttgaaaaccgattacgagccggaaaagtctcattttcggccctaggtgcgaaatatactattaatattcaCCTGAATATCTTGACTTTTAGCAGCCTCTTTAACCATATGCACCTGCTGCATTAGAAGGTCTGCATAGATTCGAAGCTCCACCTTTTTGCCTCGAAACGAGTCACCTGCAACGATTAATCCAatttttgcaaataaaacattttttccaaattttatattgtaatatattttgattaattgataaaattcccTCATCTCAGTGCCAACaaagtactatagtgaggtccacgttataatgacagtgtttgattagcaatggtattgctatccttgcctttcattcaacaaagcgaatagcgctatctctctcgctttgctctgttgtcagatcggcttttaacaatgtagaattgataattaattcacaaactatttcatcttaattataatgaaattattgaaaaatataatatttcttgcttaataaaatataattgattattttaaacaaatatgaatagttaatattacattattaaacctgtatcagctaccgtctatagaaggcatagacaagactgaggatcggcaacgtttttctcctatcttcatccactgccattataacgttcttgcttgataaaatataattgtttgtGTTAAACGAAGATGAActgtttctgtttggcttgaaaatgtgcaatatcagcacgaaacggtcgtcgccacaccaaagaacgtgagtgttttttcactttaaagtttcatgaaatatgatagaaattaatatcacattaataaacctgtatcagtccAATCCACCAAACTTAGATGTTATTGGAGAACTTAGGATCGGCGCAATCTCTCCAACTGCAACCAAGTATTAAAAATGTATGATAGATGATAGAAcatgaatgataaattttctaCCTATTAAGTTGGTGAATCCTCcgtttattaatatatttattttctctattaAATGGAACCTGCCTGAAGCAAGCACCACAGGTGTGGTACCATTTGAGGTGGCTGTGGAGAGTGGTGCGGTGGTTAGACATGCCTTGGAGCTTCCCAGTGCTACCAGCCATCGTTGTCTGTCATAGGAGGTTGCCGCTCTTAGATACATTACTCTCCTCGCGTCCCCTGGCACCACAAGGTCCATACGGGTGCTGTCTATGTTGCTTACTGCAAAATTAacacataaattattattaaatacatggaagtgatagagaaattcataaaatagGATGTGGAAGAACAGTGCTGCattactctatagtgaggtccacgttataatggcagtgtttgattagcaatggtattgatatccttgtctaacattcaacaaagcggatagcgctatttatttatcg
This genomic interval carries:
- the LOC111046626 gene encoding pleckstrin homology domain-containing family A member 3; the protein is MEGILWKWTNYWSGWQTRWFTLEDGILSYYMSRDEVGQGCKGSMKVSALEIIVSNIDSTRMDLVVPGDARRVMYLRAATSYDRQRWLVALGSSKACLTTAPLSTATSNGTTPVVLASGDSFRGKKVELRIYADLLMQQVHMVKEAAKSQDIQTMVEGTNLIAATCDTLVKNLEDYIELVSDDDKDDKSHLNDTGIDSFHNNTNNKLTKARRYNNSFEKKT